In Candidatus Defluviilinea proxima, a single genomic region encodes these proteins:
- a CDS encoding GTP-binding protein, giving the protein MSTIIQKKICLLGDFGVGKTSLIRRFVENRFDEKYLTTIGVKISRKTISRPYGSMNMLVWDLAGSTGFDTFTNPSYMQGTAGAVIVCDVTRRETLSIVAEYARQARIINPRIHLVFVCNKTDLTDQSSISEESLRKVSSTFGDGTYFMTSAKTGEYVEDVFFSLAEKIDAGA; this is encoded by the coding sequence ATGAGTACAATCATTCAAAAGAAAATATGCTTACTCGGCGACTTTGGTGTGGGTAAGACCAGTCTCATCCGTCGTTTTGTAGAAAACCGATTCGATGAAAAATATCTCACCACCATTGGTGTCAAGATATCGCGTAAGACCATTTCACGTCCTTATGGTTCGATGAACATGCTTGTTTGGGATTTGGCCGGCAGTACTGGTTTCGACACGTTCACAAATCCATCGTACATGCAGGGAACTGCCGGTGCCGTGATCGTTTGTGATGTCACCCGCCGCGAAACACTTTCCATTGTGGCTGAATATGCCCGGCAAGCACGTATTATCAACCCGAGGATACACCTTGTCTTTGTGTGTAACAAAACAGACCTGACCGATCAGAGTTCCATTTCTGAGGAAAGCCTGCGCAAGGTTTCATCCACCTTTGGGGATGGGACTTATTTTATGACCAGCGCCAAAACAGGGGAATACGTAGAAGATGTTTTCTTCTCGCTTGCAGAAAAAATTGACGCTGGGGCGTAA